The segment GCTCTCGGCTTCTGAGGTTAACCTAACCTTACCCGTGACCCGGATGTGTGAAAAGTGGGGAGGGGCACGGATCCGATGTGATCCGTGCCCCTCTTTGTGAGAACTCGCTCAGGCGTCAGCCCCGGTACATCTCCGCCACCAGGAACGCCAGGTCAAGCGACTGGCTGCGGTTCAGCCGGGGGTCGCAGGCCGTCTCGTAGCGCTGGTGCAGATCGTCGACGAAGATCTCGTCGCCGCCGCCCACGCACTCCGTCACATCGTCGCCGGTCAGCTCCACGTGGATGCCGCCCGGGTGCGTGCCCAGCCCGTGGTGGACCTCGAAGAAGCCCTTCACCTCGTCCAGCACGTCGTCGAAGCGCCGTGTCTTGTGGCCGCTCGCCGCCTCGAAGGTGTTGCCGTGCATCGGGTCGGACACCCAGGCGACCTGGGCGCCGGACGCCGTGACCTTCTCCACCAGCGTCGGCAGCTTGTCGCGGACCTTGTCCGCGCCCATCCGCACGATGAAGGTGAGCCGGCCGGGCTCGCGGTCCGGGTCCAGGCGCTCGACGTACGTCAGCGCCTCCTCCGGCGTCGTCCCCGGGCCCAGCTTGATGCCGATCGGGTTGCTGATCCGCGACGCGAACTCGATGTGCGCGCCGTCCAGCTGCCGGGTGCGCTCGCCGATCCACACCATGTGGCCCGAGACGTCGTAGAGCTTGCCGGTGCGCGAGTCCGTGCGCGTCAGCGCCGACTCGTAGTCCAGCAGCAGCGCCTCGTGCGAGGCGTAGAACTCCACGGTCCGGAACTCGGCCGGGTCGGTGCCGCACGCCTTCATGAAGTTCAGCGCGTTGTCGATCTCCTTGGCCAGCGCCTCGTAGCGCTGCCCGGAGGGGCTGCTCTTGACGAAGTCCTGGTTCCAGGCGTGCACCTGGCGCAGGTCCGCGTAGCCGCCGGTGGTGAAGGCGCGCACCAGGTTCAGCGTCGAGGCGGAGGCGTTGTACATCCGCTTCAGGCGCTCCGGATCCGGGATCCGGGCCGCCTCGGTGAACTCGAAGCCGTTGACCGAGTCGCCCCGGTAGGTGGGGAGGGTGATCCCGTCCCGGGTCTCCGTCGGCTTGGAGCGCGGCTTGCTGTACTGGCCGGCGATCCTGCCGACCTTCACCACGGGCACCGAGCCCGCGTACGTCAGCACCGCGCCCATCTGGAGCAGCGTCTTCAGCTTGTTGCGGATCTGGTCCGCCGACACGGCGTCGAAGGCCTCGGCACAGTCGCCGCCCTGCAGCAGGAACGCCTCACCACGGGCCACGGCCCCTAGTCGGTCGCGCAGCTGGTCGCACTCGCCCGCGAAGACGAGCGGCGGATACGATTCGAGGTCCGCGATCACATCGCGCAGAGCCTCGGCATCGGGGTACTCGGGCTGCTGCGCCGCGGGCAGGTCTCGCCAGGTGTTGCCACCGGCGTGGGTTTCAGCGTTCACGGTCACGGCTCCCACATTACGGGGTCATGTCCACGGTTTTTCGCGTGCCCAGTGGATGAGACAGCGCGTGGTACCGCGGTACTACGCCCCCGCCCCGGTTCAGCCCCCGGTACGACGGATCGGCGCGGCCCGGATCCTAGCGTTGGCCGGGAGGTGTCCAGGCAGGCCTGGAGCCGCCGACCGAGGGGAAGAGCGCGATGATCGAGGCACAGCAGCTGACCAAGCGGTACGGGGAGAAGACGGCGGTCGACCGGCTGGACTTCGTCGTGAAGCCGGGCACGGTCACCGGGTTCCTGGGGCCGAACGGCGCCGGCAAGTCCACGACCATGCGGCTGATCGTCGGGCTGGACGCCCCTTCGAGCGGCTCGGTGACGGTCGGCGGCAGGCACTACGCCCAGCACCGGGCGCCCCTGCAGGAGGTCGGCGCGCTGCTGGAGGCCAAGTCGATCCACCCGGGCCGATCCGCGTACAACCACCTCAACGCGCTCGCGCTCACCCACGGGATTCCGCGCCGGCGGGTGGACGAGGTCATCGACCTGGCCGGGCTGGGCAGCGTGGCGAAGAAGCGCGCCGGAGCCTTCTCACTCGGCATGGGCCAGCGGCTCGGTATCGCGGCGGCGCTGCTGGGCGATCCGCAGACGGTGATGCTGGACGAGCCGGTCAACGGGCTGGACCCGGAGGGCGTGCTGTGGATCCGTAATCTCCTCACGGGCCTGGCGGCCGAGGGCCGCACGGTCTTCGTGTCCTCGCACCTGATGAGCGAGATGGCACTCGTGGCGGACCACCTGATCGTCGTCGGGCGCGGGCGGCTGCTGGCGGACACCACCGTGCAGGACCTGATCCGCGAGGTGGGCGGCGACACCGTGAAGGTGGCCACCGCCGACCCGGCGCGGCTGCGCGAGGTGCTGGCGGGGCCGGGCGTGGAGATCACCGGCCGGGCGGGCTCGGAGGAACTGCAGGTGTCCGGCGCGACCGCCCGCGAGATCGGGCTGAAGGCGGCGGAGCACGGGATCGCGCTGTTCGAGCTGAGCGCGCGGACGGTGTCGCTGGAGGAGGCGTTCATGGACCTGACCAAGGACGCGGTGGAGTACCACGGCTCGACGGCCGGCATCGAGACCCCCGGGAGGGCCGCATGAGCACCATCACCGCGACACAGGACACCGAGGCCGCCCCCGCACCCGTGGCGCGCCCCGAATACCGGGTGACCGGGCTGCGCGTACTGCGCTCGGAGTGGGCCAAGCTCTGGTCGCTGCGCTCGACGTGGATCACGCTGGGCCTGGCCCTGCTGTTCCTGGTGGCCTTCGGGCTCATCGGAGCGGCGCAGTACAAGTCGAGGATCTCCTCCGGCGAGCCCATGCGCGGCGACTTCGCCGACTCCACGGCCGTGAGCCTGTCCCTGTTCGGCACGAACTTCGCGCAGCTCGCGCTGGGCGTGCTCGGCGTGCTGGTCACGGCGGGGGAGTACTCGACCGGCATGATCCGCTCGACGCTGGCGGCGGTGCCGCGCCGGCTGCCGGTGCTGTGGTCCAAGGCGACCGTGTTCGGGATCGTCGCTCTGGTGGCCGGGACGGTCGGCGCGCTGGTCACCTTCCTCTTCGCGAGCGGGATCGTGTCCGGCACGGACGCGGCCATGTCCTTCTCCGACGCGGGCGTCGTACGCAGCCTGCTGGGCGCGGGGCTCTACCTCGGCCTGGTCGGGGTGATCGGGGCGGCCCTGGGCGCGCTCCTGCGGTCGGTGGCGGGCGGCATCTCGGTGCTGGTCGGCGCGCTGATGCTGATTCCCGGGCTGATCTCGCTGCTGCCCAGCTCGTGGCAGGACAACATCAGCCCGTACCTGCCCAGCAACGCGGGCGAGTCCATGTTCGCCCTGACCCATGACGCCACCACCCTGTCGCCGGCGGCCGGGCTGCTGGTATTCCTCGGCTGGACGGTGCTGGCGCTGGCGGGGGCGGCGTACCGGCTGGTGCGCAGCGACGCCTGACGGCGGCAAGGAAGATGGACAGGTGACTTCAGTGACCACCGACGACACCGGTGACTTCATCGGCATGGGCGCCCTGGGCCCGGCGGCCGCCCGCCTGGCCCGGGGGAGCCAGCGGCTGCGGCAGGCGGACCGGGCGCGTCCGTGGGTGCTGGACGCGGCGGTGGTGGTGCTGGTCTTCCTGACGTTCTGCGTGCCGGACCTGGTGCAGGGACACGGGGCCGGGGACGGTGACGGCGATGCCCGGCACGGGCTCCACATCACGTTCACCCACCTGCCGTGGCCGGCGACGCTGGCCCTGCAGGCGGGGCTGGTGCTGCCCCTGCTCTGGCGGCGGCGCAAGCCCTCGGTGGCCTTCGGTCTCATCGCGGCGGTGTTCGTGCTCCAGTGGTCGCTGCTGGTGAGCCTGCGCGCGGACATCGCCCTGTTCATCGCCCTGTACAGCCTGGCGCTGCACGAGCGGCTGCGGCGGCTGCCGTGGGCCTGCGGGATCATGGCGGGCGCGATGGTGCTGGTCGCGGTTCGCGTCTCGTCCGCCATCTCCGCCTGGGACTCGCTGTTCTTCCTCTTCAGCACCACCCTCGCGGCCGTCGCGCTGGCCCTGGCGGTACGGATCCGGCGGGCCCAGCTCGCCGGGCTGCGGGAACGGGCCGCCCGCCTGGAGATCGAGCGCGACCAGCGCAGCAAGCTGGCCGCGGCCACCGAGCGCACCCGGGTGGCGCGCGAGATGCACGACATCGTCGGCCACAACCTGTCCGTCATGATCAGCCTCGCCGACGCGGGCGCGTACGCCGTCGGTATCGCCCCCGACAAGGGCAAGGAGGCGCTGGAGCTGATCGGCGACAGCGGCCGCCAGGCCCTGGGCGAGCTGCGGCGCATGCTCGGCGTCCTGCGGGAGGCGACGGACGCCCCCGAGCTCAGCCCGCAGCCCGGGATCGCCGACATCGACGCGCTGTGCGGCCGCGTACGATCGGCCGGACCGGAGGTCGTGTACCGGACCGGCGGGGAGGTGGACGCCCTGGACAGCGGGGTGCAGCTGACGGTCTACCGGATCGTGCAGGAGGCGCTCACCAACACCCTCAAGCACGCCGGCACCGGGACCAAGGTCCACCTCGCGGTCGCCGTGACAGGCACCGAACTGACCATCCGGGTCCAGGACACCGGGTCGGGCGGCCCGGCCGGGCCGGCGAACGAGGAAGGGCACGGTCTGGCGGGCATGCGCGAACGAGCGGCTCTGTACGGCGGGAAGGTCAGCGCGGGTCCCGCGCCCGGCGGAGGATGGACGGTTCAGGCCGCCCTCGACCTCAGTCCGCAGAGCGGTCCCCAAGGTGGCGCATCGTGACGACCGTGCTCATCGTGGACGACCAGTCCCTGCAGCGCTTCGCCTTCCGGATGCTGCTGGACAGCGTTCCCGACACCGAGGCCGTCGGCGAGGCCGCCCATGGCGCCGAGGCCGTCCGCATGGCCGCCGAACTGCGCCCCGACGTCGTCCTGATGGACGTCCGCATGCCCGGCATGGACGGCATCGAGGCCACCCGGCGCATCGTCGCCTCCGGCGGCCGCTCCCGCGTCCTCGTCCTGACCACCTTCGACCTGGACGAATACGCCCACGCCGCGCTGCGCGCCGGCGCCAGCGGCTTCCTCCTCAAGGACGCCCGCCCCGAGGAACTCCTCGCCGGCATCCGCGCCGTCGCGGTCGGCGACGCCGTCATCGCCCCCGCCCTCACCCGCCGTCTCCTCGACGAGTACGCCCACCACCTGCCGCGCCGCGCCGTCGATCCCGTCGACTCCGCCGAGGACCCGAGACTGGGCTCCCTCACCGACCGCGAGCGCGAGATCCTCGTCGCCATCGGCCAGGGCTGGAGCAACGGCGAGATCGCCGCGCGCCTCGTCCTGTCCGAGTCCACCGTCAAGACCCACGTCGGCCGGGTCCTCGCCAAGATCGGCGCCCGCGACCGCATCCAGGCCGTGATCTTCGCCTACGACCTGGGGCTGGCCCGCCCCAACGCGAGCTGAGCCGGGTTCAGCTGACGCGGGCCAGCGCGAAGCCGTCGTAGCCCTTGGTGCCGACCGTCTGGACGGCGGTCGCGCTGAGCCGGGGGTGACGGGCGAACAGCTCCAGCGCCTGCCGGGTGCCGATGACGGACGGGTCGGTGGAGGACGGATCGGTGACCGCGCCGCCGCGCACGACGTTGTCCAGGACGATGACGCTGCCGGGACGGGTGAGCTTGACGGCCCACTCCACGTAACGCGGGTTGTTGACCTTGTCCGCGTCGATGAACACCAGGTCGAACGGCTCCGGGTCCTCCGCGGCCAGCTTCGGCAGGCTGTCCAGCGCCGGGCCCGTGCGGACCTCCGTGACGCCGGCGAGCCCGGCGCGGGCCAGGTTCGCGCGGGCCACGTCGGCGTGCTCCGGGTCGTACTCCAGCGTGACGAGCCGTCCGCCGTCGGGCAGCGCGCGGGCGAGCCAGATGGTGCTGTAGCCGCCGAGGGTGCCGATCTCCAGGATCCTGCGGGCGCCCTGGATCTGCGCGATGAGGTGAAGCAGCTTGCCCTGGTTCGGGGCGACGTTGATCGGCGGGAGACCTGCCGCGTCGCTCTCGCGCAGGGCCGCTTCCAGGGCCTCGTCGGCGGGGGCGAGAAGCTCGGTGAAGTAGGCGTCGACGGCGGACCACTGCTGCTGGGACATGCAACTCCCTGTACGCGTATGGCAATCCCGGATTCCGCCGCTGAACATAACAAGCCGGGTCCTGAGGTCGCGCGGCAATAAACGGCTGGGCGATGCTGTCACCCATGCTGCTCCCCGCCGTCGCCGGCCAGACCGAGCTGATCGAGGCCATCCGCATCACGTCCTGGACGATGTCGCCCTTCCCCCGGAGCGTGCCGGGCGAGGAGATCGGGCTCTGGGCGGGGGAGGACGTCGAGGAGGTCCTCGCCCTGATCCGCGAGCTGCCCGAGGGGATACGGATGCGCTGCTTCACCCCCGGCTACGCGATCCGAGCCCATGACGCGGGAGGGCTACTCTTCGAGATCGCCTTCTGCTTCGCGTGCAACGGCGCGCTCCTGCTCGGACCCAACATCCCCGAAGACCTGCGCGGCATCCAGCTCTTCGACCCGGACAGCACGCCGGGCAACGAGCTGCTGCGCCGCTTCCGGGCCTGCGAGCAGGAGTGAACGGCCGTCGTGCGCCGACTTCACCCACCGGCCATCCGTAGATCGGCCGCACGCCGCACGCGGCTTCTACGCTCCCCGGCAGAACCCGTCGTACCGAGGAGCACCACATGTCCCGTCAGCCCCATCCCCTGCCGCAGTGGGCGGACCCCGAAGTGCCCGAGACGGTCCTGGACGCCCAGGGCGTCTCGCGGCGCGGACTGCTGCGCCGGGCCGGCCTGTTCGGCGCGGGATTCGCCGCCGCCGGATACGCCGCCGGGATCCTGGGGGCGACCCCGGCCGCCGCGCGCGAGCGGGACCAGGACCGGGACGACTGCGGCGGCGAGGACGACCCGGCGCTGGGGTATCTGGTGGGCGACCACCATGCGCACTCCGTGTACAGCCACGACGCGAAGTACACCTTCTCCCAGCAGGCGGCCCACGCGGAGCGGTACGGGCTGGACTGGATGGCCTTCACCGAGCACAGCAACTTCGGCCACGCCAACGCGGGCGGGGCCGACGCCGAGCACCAGGAGATCCTCAAGGCGCGGGCGGACAACCCCCGGCTGCTGATCTTCCAGGGCCTGGAGTGGTACATCCCCGGCGCCGAGCACGCCACCGTCTTCGCCGCGCCCGGCCCGAACGAGGTCGCCCTGCTGCGGCAGTTCGAGCTCGCCTACGACGGCAAGCTGCTCGCCCGCGGCGACAGTACGGCGGCCAACGAGGCCTTCGCCGTCGAGGCGCTGAAGTGGCTGGACGGCAAGCGCAGGGCCGGTTACGTGGACGACCTCCTCGTGCTGGCCAACCACCCCTCCCGCCTGGGCATCGACTCCCCGCACGAGATGCGGGCCTGGCGGGACGCGGCCCCGGACATGGTGATCGGCATGGAGGGCGCCCCCGGCGCGCAGGGCGCGGCCATCCCCGGCTGGCGCGGGGCGAACAGCATCCGGGGCGAGTACGAGAACAAGCCCTCCGCCAACTCCTGGGCGGGCTACCCGGCGGAGGCGTACCTGACGTACGGCGGCTTCGACTGGATGACGGCCACGGTGGGCGGCCTGTGGGACGCGATGCTCGCCGAGGGCCGGCTGTTCTCGGTCACCACCAACTCCGACAACCACCGCACGGTCTTCGACACCTGGGCCAACGGCACCTGGCCGGCCGGCCAGAACTTCGACAACACCGGAAAGCTCCCCGACCCGGTCGACACCGGCACCCCGCAGCCCGGCAGCGACTTCTGGCCCGGCCAGTTCAGCCGTACGCACGTCGGCGTGACCCGGCACGGCTACCGCCAGGTCATGTCCGGCCTGCGCGCAGGACGCGTATGGGTCGACCACGGCCAGCTCGTCGACGGCATCGACGTACGGCTGTACCGGGACGGCGACCGGCGGCGCGGCAGGGGCGCGACGCTCGGCGGGCGGCTCTCGGTGCGCAAGGGCGAGAAGCTGACGCTGGCCGTCACGGTCACCTCCGCCTCGCGGCCCAACAACAACGGCGTGCTGCCGGAGCTGGCCCACCTCGACGTCATCCGGGGCGCCGTGCGCGGCCCGGTGCGCGACGCCGACGACTGGGGCGCCCCCGACACCCGGGTGGTGCACACCACGGACACCACCGGCCGCACCGGCACGTACACCCTGCACATACCGGTCGGCCGCGCCGAGGAGTCCTTCTACCTGCGCCTGCGCGGCAGCGACGGCCGCCGCAACGGCCCCGGCCTGCTCGGCGCGGCCATCGACCCGCACGGCCCCACGGCCCACCGCCCCGGCGACGGCGACCCGTGGGCGGACACCTGGTGCTACACCAACCCGGTGTTCGTGGACGTGCGCTAAGGTACGGGCATGTTCGCGCTGCAGACACACCTCAACTGGTGGTGGACCGCTCATCCGGCGGCCCACTGACTCGCGCGCACACCAGCACTGAACGCGAAGGCCGCCCCAGGGGGCGGCCTTCGGCGTTTCCGCGGCCGCTCCTCCCGTTTCCCCGACCGGAAGGAACCGCCGTGCACCCCACCGCTCTCATGGAGCGCCTGCTCTCCCCCTCCTGCCCGCCGTTCGCCCTGATCCGCCGCCGTACGCCGGGCCGGGACACCGGCACCGTCGAAGTGCTGATCGGGCCGGTCACGACCGCCGAACGGCTGGCGGACATCCCGCTCCTGCCGGCCGCGCTGGCCATGGTGCCCTTCCGCCAGATCCGGGAGCGCGGCTTCGACGTCCGCGACGACGGCACGCCGCTCGCCGTGCTGGTCCCCGAGGAGACGTACGAGCTGCCGCTCGCCGCCGTCCTGGAAACCCTTCCCGCGCATGACGTCCAGGTCGAGGGCGGCGCCTTCGACATCGACGACGACACCTACGCCGGGATCGTCAGCCGGGTCATCGAGGACGAGATCGGTCAGGGCGAGGGCGCCAACTTCGTGATCCGGCGGACCTTCACGGGCGACATCCCCGGCTTCGGCACCGCCGACGCGCTGGCCCTGTTCCGGCGGTTGCTGAGCGGCGAGCGCGGCGCCTACTGGACCTATGTCGTGCACACCCCGGACCGGACCCTGGTGGGCGCCAGCCCCGAGGTCCACGTGCGCATGTCGGGCGGGACGGTCGTGATGAACCCGATCAGCGGCACCTACCGCTATCCGGCCGGCGGGCCGGACGCCGATGGCCTGCTGGAGTTCCTGCACGACACCAAGGAGGTGGAGGAGCTGACGATGGTGGTCGACGAGGAGCTGAAGATGATGTCGGCCGTCTGCAGCCTCGGCGGCGTCGTGGTCGGGCCGCGCCTGAAGGAGATGGCCCACCTCGCGCACACCGAGTACGAGCTGCGCGGCCGCAGCGACATGGACGTACGGGACGTGCTGCGCGAGACGATGTTCGCCGCCACCGTCACCGGATCGCCCGTGCAGAACGCCTGCCGCGTCATCGAGCGCTACGAGCCCGGCGGACGGGGCTACTACGCCGGGGCGCTCGCCCTCATCGGCCGCGACGAAGGCGGGGCGCAGACCCTGGACTCGCCCATCCTCATCCGTACGGCGGACATCGCCCCCGGCGGCCGGCTGAAGGTGCCCGTCGGCGCCACGCTCGTACGGCATTCCGACCCCTACGCGGAGGTCGCCGAGACCCACGCCAAGGCGGCCGGCGTGCTCACCGCCCTGGGCGTCCGCCAGGCGCCCGTACGCGACGCCGAGGAGCCCCGGCCGCGCCTCGCGGAGGACATCCGGGTACGGGCGGCGCTGGACGCGCGGCGGGCGAACCTGGCGCCCTTCTGGCTGCGGATGCAGACCGCCCACCCCGGGCCGCGTGGCCACGCCCTCGTCGTGGACGGCGAGGACACCTTCACGGCCATGCTGGCGCACGTCCTGCGCTCGTCCGGCTTCGAGGTGACCGTACGGCGCTACGACGAGCCGGGGCTGCGCGAAAACGCGCTCGCGCATGCGGGCCCGGTCGTCCTGGGCCCCGGCCCGGGGGACCCGAACGACACCGGGGACCCGAAGATGCGCTTCCTGCGCGCGCTGGCCGCCGATCTGGTCCGTAGGCACGCGCATGGGCTGCTCGGGGTGTGCCTGGGCCAGGAACTGCTCGCGGCGGAGCTGGGCATGGAGATCGTCCGCAAGGACGAGCCGTACCA is part of the Streptomyces sp. NBC_01262 genome and harbors:
- a CDS encoding class II 3-deoxy-7-phosphoheptulonate synthase; this encodes MTVNAETHAGGNTWRDLPAAQQPEYPDAEALRDVIADLESYPPLVFAGECDQLRDRLGAVARGEAFLLQGGDCAEAFDAVSADQIRNKLKTLLQMGAVLTYAGSVPVVKVGRIAGQYSKPRSKPTETRDGITLPTYRGDSVNGFEFTEAARIPDPERLKRMYNASASTLNLVRAFTTGGYADLRQVHAWNQDFVKSSPSGQRYEALAKEIDNALNFMKACGTDPAEFRTVEFYASHEALLLDYESALTRTDSRTGKLYDVSGHMVWIGERTRQLDGAHIEFASRISNPIGIKLGPGTTPEEALTYVERLDPDREPGRLTFIVRMGADKVRDKLPTLVEKVTASGAQVAWVSDPMHGNTFEAASGHKTRRFDDVLDEVKGFFEVHHGLGTHPGGIHVELTGDDVTECVGGGDEIFVDDLHQRYETACDPRLNRSQSLDLAFLVAEMYRG
- a CDS encoding ABC transporter ATP-binding protein; amino-acid sequence: MIEAQQLTKRYGEKTAVDRLDFVVKPGTVTGFLGPNGAGKSTTMRLIVGLDAPSSGSVTVGGRHYAQHRAPLQEVGALLEAKSIHPGRSAYNHLNALALTHGIPRRRVDEVIDLAGLGSVAKKRAGAFSLGMGQRLGIAAALLGDPQTVMLDEPVNGLDPEGVLWIRNLLTGLAAEGRTVFVSSHLMSEMALVADHLIVVGRGRLLADTTVQDLIREVGGDTVKVATADPARLREVLAGPGVEITGRAGSEELQVSGATAREIGLKAAEHGIALFELSARTVSLEEAFMDLTKDAVEYHGSTAGIETPGRAA
- a CDS encoding ABC transporter permease; the encoded protein is MSTITATQDTEAAPAPVARPEYRVTGLRVLRSEWAKLWSLRSTWITLGLALLFLVAFGLIGAAQYKSRISSGEPMRGDFADSTAVSLSLFGTNFAQLALGVLGVLVTAGEYSTGMIRSTLAAVPRRLPVLWSKATVFGIVALVAGTVGALVTFLFASGIVSGTDAAMSFSDAGVVRSLLGAGLYLGLVGVIGAALGALLRSVAGGISVLVGALMLIPGLISLLPSSWQDNISPYLPSNAGESMFALTHDATTLSPAAGLLVFLGWTVLALAGAAYRLVRSDA
- a CDS encoding sensor histidine kinase → MTSVTTDDTGDFIGMGALGPAAARLARGSQRLRQADRARPWVLDAAVVVLVFLTFCVPDLVQGHGAGDGDGDARHGLHITFTHLPWPATLALQAGLVLPLLWRRRKPSVAFGLIAAVFVLQWSLLVSLRADIALFIALYSLALHERLRRLPWACGIMAGAMVLVAVRVSSAISAWDSLFFLFSTTLAAVALALAVRIRRAQLAGLRERAARLEIERDQRSKLAAATERTRVAREMHDIVGHNLSVMISLADAGAYAVGIAPDKGKEALELIGDSGRQALGELRRMLGVLREATDAPELSPQPGIADIDALCGRVRSAGPEVVYRTGGEVDALDSGVQLTVYRIVQEALTNTLKHAGTGTKVHLAVAVTGTELTIRVQDTGSGGPAGPANEEGHGLAGMRERAALYGGKVSAGPAPGGGWTVQAALDLSPQSGPQGGAS
- a CDS encoding response regulator transcription factor, which produces MTTVLIVDDQSLQRFAFRMLLDSVPDTEAVGEAAHGAEAVRMAAELRPDVVLMDVRMPGMDGIEATRRIVASGGRSRVLVLTTFDLDEYAHAALRAGASGFLLKDARPEELLAGIRAVAVGDAVIAPALTRRLLDEYAHHLPRRAVDPVDSAEDPRLGSLTDREREILVAIGQGWSNGEIAARLVLSESTVKTHVGRVLAKIGARDRIQAVIFAYDLGLARPNAS
- a CDS encoding O-methyltransferase is translated as MSQQQWSAVDAYFTELLAPADEALEAALRESDAAGLPPINVAPNQGKLLHLIAQIQGARRILEIGTLGGYSTIWLARALPDGGRLVTLEYDPEHADVARANLARAGLAGVTEVRTGPALDSLPKLAAEDPEPFDLVFIDADKVNNPRYVEWAVKLTRPGSVIVLDNVVRGGAVTDPSSTDPSVIGTRQALELFARHPRLSATAVQTVGTKGYDGFALARVS
- a CDS encoding PHP domain-containing protein, which codes for MSRQPHPLPQWADPEVPETVLDAQGVSRRGLLRRAGLFGAGFAAAGYAAGILGATPAAARERDQDRDDCGGEDDPALGYLVGDHHAHSVYSHDAKYTFSQQAAHAERYGLDWMAFTEHSNFGHANAGGADAEHQEILKARADNPRLLIFQGLEWYIPGAEHATVFAAPGPNEVALLRQFELAYDGKLLARGDSTAANEAFAVEALKWLDGKRRAGYVDDLLVLANHPSRLGIDSPHEMRAWRDAAPDMVIGMEGAPGAQGAAIPGWRGANSIRGEYENKPSANSWAGYPAEAYLTYGGFDWMTATVGGLWDAMLAEGRLFSVTTNSDNHRTVFDTWANGTWPAGQNFDNTGKLPDPVDTGTPQPGSDFWPGQFSRTHVGVTRHGYRQVMSGLRAGRVWVDHGQLVDGIDVRLYRDGDRRRGRGATLGGRLSVRKGEKLTLAVTVTSASRPNNNGVLPELAHLDVIRGAVRGPVRDADDWGAPDTRVVHTTDTTGRTGTYTLHIPVGRAEESFYLRLRGSDGRRNGPGLLGAAIDPHGPTAHRPGDGDPWADTWCYTNPVFVDVR
- a CDS encoding trp operon leader peptide, translating into MFALQTHLNWWWTAHPAAH
- a CDS encoding anthranilate synthase family protein, coding for MERLLSPSCPPFALIRRRTPGRDTGTVEVLIGPVTTAERLADIPLLPAALAMVPFRQIRERGFDVRDDGTPLAVLVPEETYELPLAAVLETLPAHDVQVEGGAFDIDDDTYAGIVSRVIEDEIGQGEGANFVIRRTFTGDIPGFGTADALALFRRLLSGERGAYWTYVVHTPDRTLVGASPEVHVRMSGGTVVMNPISGTYRYPAGGPDADGLLEFLHDTKEVEELTMVVDEELKMMSAVCSLGGVVVGPRLKEMAHLAHTEYELRGRSDMDVRDVLRETMFAATVTGSPVQNACRVIERYEPGGRGYYAGALALIGRDEGGAQTLDSPILIRTADIAPGGRLKVPVGATLVRHSDPYAEVAETHAKAAGVLTALGVRQAPVRDAEEPRPRLAEDIRVRAALDARRANLAPFWLRMQTAHPGPRGHALVVDGEDTFTAMLAHVLRSSGFEVTVRRYDEPGLRENALAHAGPVVLGPGPGDPNDTGDPKMRFLRALAADLVRRHAHGLLGVCLGQELLAAELGMEIVRKDEPYQGAQKTIDLFGRAETVGFYNSFTARADDATAEELAMHGIELSRDPATGDVHAMRGPGFHGLQFHPESVLTMNGPAIVAEALAGLTVGQALDR